A window of Bombus huntii isolate Logan2020A chromosome 12, iyBomHunt1.1, whole genome shotgun sequence genomic DNA:
GACTGAGTTACAAGAGCGTTACTGTCTTTTGTAGACGAAAAGTACGCAAAGATGGGTCGTATGCACGCACCAGggtaaagttaattaaattgcagtgtaatttattattacattcaatagctatatataaaagttattttttcTTGAATACCTTTTAATGTTTTCTGCtactataatacaattttataaagttcTAGCATAAATAATTGACACAGCAGTGTCTTCTTAACGGCCATGTGATCCTTATTTAAAGTAGTAATAATCACATTCTTTTGAGACAGTTTATCCGTTTTGTTATATGTTAATCATGTTTATGATAGTTTAAAATTTGGAATTGAGAAGATGTTGCTTTCTGTGTACAAGCTTTTCATATCCTCTGTCCTTTTGTATACATAACCTCAAATTGTCCCCTTTAAATACTTGAATATCTTTTAAAGGAATTATTTAATAGTATTTTTCTTGACTGATATTATCTCTGCTTAGATATAGTTGATTTGCTAAcagataatttttattaaaaggtatttcaataacaaaaattaataatattacagaAAGGGTATATCCCAGTCAGCGTTGCCCTATAGACGGAGCGTTCCAACATGGTTAAAACTTACACCAGAGGATTGTaaagaattaatttacaaactaGCTAAAAAGGGGCATACTCCGTCTCAAATTggtaatgttttattttatttgatacagTTAGTTTATCGAATATTCTAAAATTTACATCTGcacattaatatattatatttgtcataataaaaattacgcCTTTATTTCTCTTATATCTCATTTATCGACATTTGTACAAATTTAGCGTATTTTAAGCAAATTGATTAAGACTCGACATTTCGATCGTTGTTTCTTATCAATAATTTGCGATAGTAAAAACGGTGACTTTTGAGATGGTAATGGCATTTTGTCATGCTATTATAGGTACTTACCAACAGCTaaaagttaaatttattaaattttttcatttgttcAAGAATACAATATTTGTACATGTCGGAGTAACGACTAAACAGATAATCGAATCTTGTAGGTGTGATTCTTAGAGATTCTCACGGAGTGGCACAGGTGCGTTTTCGCACTGGAAACAAGATTCTCAGGATCGTCAAAAGTATGGGGCTTGCTCCAGACTTACCGGAGGATCTGtactatttaataaaaaaagcagTTGCTATCAGAAAACATTTGGAAAGGAATCGCAAGGATAAAGATAGCAAGTTTAGATTGATTCTCGTGGAGTCTCGAATCCATCGGCTTGCTAGATATTATAAATCAAAGGGAACGCTTCCAGCAAACTGGAAGTACGAGAGCTCAACTGCTAGCGCTCTTGTTGCTTAATTATTTCTACGTATCtcttaacaaaataaaaatttaaatacacatTGCTCGTGTTTTACTAAACGCAATCCACTGCAAAATCTCTATTCCCGTTTATGTATTGGGTTGACAACTAAGTGATCGCGgtttttgtcattaggtggtatcggaaaaaatccgcgatcacttagttgccaaccgaATATATTCAGTTTAACGTTTAATATATAGTTggatgaaaatgaaaaacagtATCACATCGTGACATAATCATCAAAAACATAA
This region includes:
- the LOC126871864 gene encoding 40S ribosomal protein S13; protein product: MGRMHAPGKGISQSALPYRRSVPTWLKLTPEDCKELIYKLAKKGHTPSQIGVILRDSHGVAQVRFRTGNKILRIVKSMGLAPDLPEDLYYLIKKAVAIRKHLERNRKDKDSKFRLILVESRIHRLARYYKSKGTLPANWKYESSTASALVA